One window of the Cryptomeria japonica chromosome 7, Sugi_1.0, whole genome shotgun sequence genome contains the following:
- the LOC131060732 gene encoding uncharacterized protein LOC131060732, whose product MPKKDEAWKYTEDFIGRQKNQTKCFFCKEINFGGINRFKYHIAGIPGHDIEVCKLQTPEAKRFCYVQLETHEQEKLTKKRQLEELSAIGSHAPTSASASASASASTSVGCVGEGSSMPPFHPSAFASASASASASASTSTPPGGTITFGPRVRKSRLDSYFVPRSTPGAQPSLEGMGWNKEVHDAARKQICKFWYFCNIPFIAARSPYWQGMVDSITICGAGFKAPTDAELSGPLLLQMVEDMKVELEDHRQSWREKGCTIMTDGWTDRRNRTLLNFLVSCGGSTMFLKSIDASSHVKNATYLCEAIEEVIQEVGEENVVQVVTDNAASYVAAGKLLMERHPKIFWSPCAAHCLDLMLEDIGKLEWVKSIVERAKYISKFIYNHALVLSIMRQYTGQKELARPGITRFASNFLTLKSLIKSKAALRRMFVGEEWTSSSYATTTAGIDVVNCIFDESGFWTPCGETVQVTEPLVVLLRVVDGEKPSMGYIYEGMDRAKEAIRSIYAGDEDKYGPIWEIIDRRWQNQLHRPIHAAAYYLNPAFRFRDDFKADEEVLSGLYTVVQKLCTDGTASRTTLQLDKYNNREGAIFSSSMCIEARTQLQPDRWWQMFGPSTPNLQKIAIRILSQPCSASGCERNWSMFEHIHSKRRNRLSVERLNDLVFVHYNLRLRTRQILDTDSSPITLAEIDPESEWITESTDPVFTEEDHEWVDQADREAEAVAMAEEEDRARSGIGTSQAETMASQSSRTYLRRICRRQTDYSEAQD is encoded by the exons atgcCTAAAAAGGATGAGGCTTGGAAATATACTGAAGACTTTATTGgcagacaaaaaaatcaaacaaaatgttttttttgtaaagaaattaattttggtggCATCAATAGATTTAAATACCATATTGCCGGCATACCTGGCCATGATATTGAGGTATGCAAATTACAAACTCCTGAGGCAAAACGTTTCTGTTATGTCCAATTAGAaacacatgaacaagaaaagttaACCAAGAAGAGGCAATTGGAAGAGTTAAGTGCTATTGGCTCCCATGCACCCACATCCGCATCTGCATCCGCATCCGCATCCGCATCCACATCCGTAGGctgtgttggagagggttcttccaTGCCTCCCTTTCACCCTAGTGCTTTTGCTAGTGCTAGTgcttctgctagtgctagtgcttctacttctactcctCCTGGTGGCACTATTACCTTTGGCCCTAGAGTTCGGAAATCCAGGTTGGATAGTTATTTTGTGCCGCGTAGTACTCCTGGGGCACAACCCTCGCTTGAGGgtatgggttggaacaaggaggttcatgatgctgcaagaaaacaaatttgcaagttttggtacttttgcaacattccatttattgcagccag gtctccttattggcaaggcatggTAGATTCCATAACCATTTGTGGTGCGGGGTTTAAAGCCCCTACCGATGCTGAGTTAAGTGGCCCCCTCTTGTTACAAATGGTTGAGGATATGAAAGTTGAGCTAGAGGACCACCGACAGTCTTGGAGAgaaaagggttgcaccatcatgacagatggttggacggataggaggaatagaacactcctaaattttcttgtttcctgcGGAG GATCTACCATGTTCTTGAAATCTATTGATGCTTCCTCACATGTGAAAAATGCCacatacttatgtgaggctattgaggaagtcatacaagaggtgggggaagaaaatgtggtgcaggtggtgacagataatgcagcaagttatgttgctgcag gtaaacttttgatggagaggcacccgaaAATTTTTTGGTCTCCTTGtgcggcccattgccttgacctcatgttggaggatattggtaagcttgaatgggtgaaatcaatagttgaaagggccaaatatatcagcaagtttatctacaatcatgcattggtccttagcattatgaggcaatacacggggcAAAAGGAGTTGGCTCGTCCAGGCATCACGAGGTTTGCCTCAAACTTCCTCACACTGAAATCCTTGATAAAATCAAAGGCGGCTTTGAGgcgtatgtttgttggtgaggagtggacttcctcatcctatgctacaacCACTGCagggatagatgtggtaaattgcatttttgatgagtCAGGTTTTTGGACCCCCTGTGGAGAAACCGTGCAg gtcactgagcccctcgtagttctcctacgagttgttgatggggagaagccctctatgggctatatatatgagggtatggatagggccaaggaggccattaggtccatatatgcaggagatgaggataagtatggccccatttgggagattattgataggagatggcagaaccagcttcacaggcccatccatgcagcagcctattacCTCAATCCGGCATTTCGATTCCGTGATGACTTCAAGgcagatgaggaggttcttagtggccTGTATACAGTGGTTCAAAAGTTGTGTACTGATGGCACAGCCTCAAGAACAACGCTCCAGCTGGATAAATATAATAATCGAGAAGGGGCAATCTTCTCAAGCAGCATGTGCATAGAGGCTCGAACACAATTGCAGCCAG atagatggtggcaaatgtttgggccctcaaccccaaaccttcaaaaaattgccatccgtattttgagccagccatgcagtgcttctggatgtgagcgcaattggtcaatgttcgagcacatccattcgaagaggcgtaatagattgtctgtggagaggttgaatgatcttgtttttgttcattacaacctccgtcttaggaccagacagattttggacactgactcctctccgatcacttTAGCGGAGATCGATCCAGAGTCTGAGTGGATCACTGAGTCTACCGATCCCGTCTTCACTGAGGAGGAccatgagtgggttgaccaggcagacagagaggctgaggctgtggctatggcagaggaggaggatagagcacgatccggCATAGGCACCTCACAGGCGGAGACTATGGcttctcagtcatccaggacctaccttagacgcattTGTAGGAGGCAGACAGACTACTCTGAGGCTCAGGATTAg